A window from Peromyscus eremicus chromosome 1, PerEre_H2_v1, whole genome shotgun sequence encodes these proteins:
- the Fbxo46 gene encoding F-box only protein 46 — protein MDRGSLLPFQLWCPRPFGTYSQNQPRPPSAALKPPACSDASSGTEPDHGPAHSENTPPALAAEAPTSQHAPLLSSAAAGDEGRVLLDTWYVIKPGNTKEKVAFFVAHQCGGGSRASSMKVKGHWGSDSSKAKRRRRCLEPTKAPPDPGGRGGAPATEGAPTASGDDVDLLSVAEMVALVEQRAALALQSYPRPTAPAPVVFVSAEQGGPAKGLGSERRSGGGDCSRVAEAVAHFEAQRDSPPTKGLRKEERPGPGPGEVRIAFRISNGREPRSPDGSLPTWSGGRPGSPYPGSPGPGARAKDKITCDLYQLISPSRDALPSNMEFLLARADEASEGETPAPARPEDTPPAPPPPPARDCGASGFHVDVVVTGVVDECIFFGKDGTKNVKEETVCLTVSPEEPPPPGQLFFLQSRGPEGPPEPPPADTPSLVPGPDDPEGTADTSLCRLYRHVSHDFLEIRFKIQRLLEPRQYMLLLPEHVLVKIFSFLPTRALAALKCTCHHFKGIIEAFGVHATDSRWNRDPLYRDDPCKQCRKRYEKGDVSLCRWHPKPYHHDLPYGRSYWMCCRRADRETPGCRLGLHDNNWVPPCSGVGGGRAGREEGR, from the coding sequence ATGGACAGGGGCAGCCTCCTGCCCTTCCAGCTCTGGTGCCCCAGGCCCTTTGGAACGTATTCCCAGAACCAGCCACGCCCGCCTTCCGCTGCCCTCAAGCCTCCAGCCTGCTCTGACGCAAGCAGTGGGACTGAGCCTGACCATGGACCTGCACACTCAGAGAACACACCACCTGCCTTGGCTGCAGAAGCCCCCACCTCCCAGCATGCTCCACTCCTCTCTTCAGCAGCTGCTGGCGATGAGGGTCGAGTTCTGCTAGACACGTGGTATGTAATCAAGCCTGGAAATACAAAGGAGAAGGTGGCCTTCTTTGTGGCCCACCAGTGTGGTGGGGGTAGCCGGGCTAGCTCTATGAAGGTCAAAGGGCACTGGGGCAGTGATAGCTCCAAAGCCAAGAGGAGGAGGCGCTGCCTTGAGCCCACCAAGGCTCCTCCAGACCCAGGGGGCAGAGGAGGAGCCCCTGCCACTGAGGGGGCGCCCACGGCATCTGGGGATGATGTAGACCTGCTCTCAGTAGCAGAAATGGTGGCTCTGGTCGAACAGAGAGCCGCCCTGGCCCTGCAGAGTTACCCACGCCCCACTGCCCCAGCTCCGGTGGTCTTTGTGTCAGCTGAGCAAGGAGGACCAGCCAAGGGGTTGGGGTCAGAGAGGCGGTCTGGCGGTGGTGACTGCAGCCGAGTGGCTGAGGCAGTGGCCCACTTTGAGGCCCAGCGGGACAGCCCTCCAACCAAGGGTCTGCGCAAAGAGGAGCGGCCGGGTCCCGGGCCTGGTGAGGTGCGTATAGCTTTCCGCATCTCCAATGGCCGAGAGCCCCGTTCACCAGATGGCAGTTTACCTACTTGGAGCGGAGGCCGGCCTGGTAGTCCCTACCCTGGTAGTCCTGGGCCTGGGGCTCGAGCCAAAGACAAAATCACTTGCGACTTGTACCAGCTCATCAGCCCCTCCAGGGATGCCCTTCCCAGCAACATGGAGTTCCTACTGGCCAGGGCAGACGAAGCCAGTGAAGGTGAGACACCAGCCCCGGCCAGGCCTGAGGATACTCCCCCagcaccccctccaccccctgcccGAGACTGCGGAGCATCAGGATTCCATGTGGATGTGGTGGTGACGGGTGTAGTGGACGAGTGCATCTTCTTTGGCAAAGATGGCACCAAGAACGTGAAGGAAGAGACCGTCTGCTTGACAGTGAGCCCCGAGGAGCCACCCCCACCTGGTCAGCTCTTCTTCCTCCAGTCCCGGGGTCCAGAAGGGCCGCCTGAGCCACCCCCAGCTGATACGCCCAGCCTAGTGCCAGGCCCTGACGACCCTGAGGGCACAGCAGACACCTCCCTGTGCCGCCTGTACCGGCACGTGTCGCATGACTTCCTGGAGATCCGCTTCAAGATCCAGCGTCTTCTGGAGCCACGGCAGTACATGCTGCTGCTGCCTGAGCATGTGCTGGTCAAGATCTTCAGCTTCCTGCCCACCCGAGCCCTGGCAGCCCTTAAGTGCACCtgccaccacttcaagggcatCATCGAGGCTTTTGGGGTGCATGCCACGGACTCGCGCTGGAACCGGGACCCGCTCTATCGCGATGACCCCTGTAAGCAGTGCCGCAAGAGATACGAGAAGGGCGACGTGTCCCTCTGCCGCTGGCACCCCAAGCCCTACCACCATGACCTGCCTTACGGACGCTCCTACTGGATGTGCTGCCGCAGAGCTGATCGCGAGACCCCAGGCTGTCGCTTGGGCCTGCACGACAACAACTGGGTGCCGCCGTGCAGTGGAGTGGGTGGGGGCCGAGCTGGCCGGGAGGAGGGCAGGTGA